In one window of Candidatus Zixiibacteriota bacterium DNA:
- a CDS encoding LemA family protein has translation MALSKGCLYGLVIFAIIAFLVLLVGGTILVSYNRLVKQDERINGAWADVENQLQRRSDLIPNLVETVKGYASHEKELFEHIADARAKLAGAGTIPDKINAANNLSGFLGRLLMVVENYPQLKANESFNRLMDELAGTENRIAVARRRYNEQVKEYNSSIRTFPTNMIAGMFNFGQREYFEVPEEAKVVPEVNFGK, from the coding sequence TTGGCTTTATCTAAAGGATGTTTATACGGATTAGTGATATTTGCAATCATTGCTTTTTTGGTGCTTCTTGTCGGTGGTACGATATTAGTGTCTTACAATAGATTAGTTAAACAGGACGAAAGAATCAATGGGGCTTGGGCTGATGTTGAAAACCAGCTTCAGCGCCGCAGCGATCTTATTCCTAATTTAGTGGAAACAGTCAAAGGATATGCCAGCCATGAAAAAGAGCTGTTTGAACATATTGCCGATGCTCGAGCCAAGCTCGCCGGCGCCGGGACTATACCAGATAAGATAAACGCAGCTAATAATTTAAGCGGGTTCTTAGGCCGCCTGTTAATGGTTGTAGAAAACTATCCTCAGCTTAAAGCCAATGAGAGTTTCAATAGATTAATGGATGAACTGGCGGGAACGGAAAATCGAATAGCTGTCGCCAGACGTCGATATAATGAGCAGGTAAAAGAATATAATAGCTCGATTAGAACTTTCCCAACTAATATGATAGCCGGGATGTTTAATTTTGGGCAGAGAGAATATTTTGAAGTACCAGAGGAGGCAAAAGTAGTTCCGGAAGTAAATTTCGGAAAATAA